The Apium graveolens cultivar Ventura chromosome 11, ASM990537v1, whole genome shotgun sequence genome has a window encoding:
- the LOC141696143 gene encoding uncharacterized protein LOC141696143 → MDRVEDINERMAGMGIEDEENTELMFEEEAEDLSNKFELCLVGRFLTEKGLNVRAMKSKMADIWRPARGLNIKDLKPGVFLFQFYHGDDMDWVLNGGSWNFDGAMLVLGKISAGEDPLEVPLFHLQCWIQLYGVPSGLMTEMAGKQLGNFFGSFVAYDPNNNSSIWRECMRIRISFDVRLPLKRKKKICRKNGTENIVNCKYERLGDFCFVCGLVTHTERFCENKLCMSSKDEARDWGLWLRAPARRASGQDQSKFLRDERDVDWVANHGNSKFNQQFSGESGNQIMQVGSQGRKFSSIPSVKESQ, encoded by the coding sequence ATGGATAGGGTCGAAGATATCAACGAGAGGATGGCAGGTATGGGAATCGAGGATGAAGAGAACACTGAACTCATGTTTGAGGAAGAAGCGGAAGATCTTTCAAACAAATTCGAGTTGTGCCTTGTGGGTCGCTTTTTGACAGAGAAAGGTTTGAATGTCAGGGCAATGAAGTCTAAAATGGCGGATATATGGCGTCCGGCAAGGGGGttaaacatcaaagacctcaaaCCAGGTGTgtttttatttcagttttaccaTGGAGATGATATGGATTGGGTTCTTAATGGTGGGTCTTGGAATTTTGACGGAGCAATGCTTGTCCTGGGTAAGATTAGTGCTGGGGAAGATCCATTGGAGGTACCATTGTTTCACTTACAATGCTGGATACAGTTGTATGGTGTCCCTTCAGGTTTGATGACAGAAATGGCAGGAAAGCAGCTTGGAAATTTCTTTGGCTCGTTTGTAGCTTATGATCCGAATAACAATTCGAGTATTTGGCGTGAATGTATGCGTATCAGGATCAGTTTTGATGTTAGACTACCTCTTAAGCGCAAGAAGAAAATCTGCAGGAAAAATGGGACGGAGAACATTGTTAACTGCAAATACGAGAGGTTGGGGGACTTCTGCTTTGTTTGTGGGCTAGTGACTCACACTGAACGTTTTTGTGAGAATAAACTATGCATGAgttccaaagatgaagctagaGATTGGGGTCTGTGGCTGCGTGCTCCGGCTAGGCGAGCGTCAGGGCAGGATCAGAGTAAATTTCTCAGGGATGAGAGGGATGTTGATTGGGTCGCAAATCACGGGAATTCAAAATTCAATCAGCAATTTTCGGGGGAATCTGGTAATCAGATAATGCAAGTTGGAAGTCAAGGGCGTAAATTTAGTAGTATCCCATCTGTTAAGGAGTCTCAATAG
- the LOC141696144 gene encoding uncharacterized protein LOC141696144: protein MEKALELVELKDEKKTKYASYYLKDESSYWWKSTKALQEGEAIYWQRFTELFLKKYLPSYMQDQLEMRFLDLKQENMTIAEYEVKFLELARFVPEYVNTEAKKAKRFQQGLKPWIRSQMALLEIRTYVAVV, encoded by the coding sequence atggagaaagctttAGAGTTAGTAGAACTTAAGGATGAGAAGAAGACGAAGTATGCAAGCTATTACCTTAAGGATGAGTCTAGTTATTGGTGGAAATCTACCAAAGCATTGCAAGAAGGGGAAGCTATTTATTGGCAGAGGTTTACAGAATTgttcttaaaaaaatatttaccaagttatatgcaagatcagttagAGATGAGGTTTCTGGATTTAAAGCAAGAAAATATGACTATAGCGGAGTACGAAGTGAAGTTTTTGGAGTTAGCGAGGTTTGTGCCAGAGTACGTGAATACAGAAGCTAAGAAAGCTAAAAGGTTTCAACaaggacttaagccatggattcgTAGTCAAATGGCTCTTCTTGAGATAAGGACATATGTTGCTGTGGTATAG